attttcttgttttcattCTTGCAATTTTTAATCCGTGGCGTATTTTCCAGTACCTCGACTAAACTCAGCCCCTTGGGTGCaatgtttgatttaaaaaaaaaaatattgagccAGATCCAAAACCTCTCACCTACAACTGGAAATAATCAACTTCATTGGTTGGATAAAACTTGCCAGTGTATGACACTTTTTTTAATACCATTGATGGAAAGTTAAACACACCGTTAAATCATTTTAAAGATTTaaaccaaacatttaaaaattttcCTCCATCACTTTTTCACATCTCTTCACAGAAGCGCACGAAAGGTGCGCACAAGTTTTGTCATGGCTTCATTCAGTCCCCTCACTTTTTTTTTGTCGTCATGGCAATATCTTTATGCTAgagctaaaaaacaaaatctgtcaATAATTGAGCACAGCTATCATGTGAATCTAAGCAAAAAGTCACTCCCTAAGAAAATATGCAACCAAATGTTCCTTATTTTCCATCCAGTCGCGTAGGGGTAGTTTAGTACACTGAAATTAGCACTCCTTTACCAATAACCAAATAGCTTTATCTGTAGATAAGAAAAGAAACTGAACCATTTCAAACGTTACTTTCAATCAAGGGACATATTCCTGCAGTGTTAGCATTACCTGCTCTGGTGTAGCCGTTACCCCAGTTCCGATGGCCCACACTGGCTCATAAGCAATCACAACCTGATCCCAATCAGTAACATTATCTAAGGATCAAGAACAACAAAATAGATGGGATCAGCTGCAAAGATATGGGATCCAACATGATCTAAAGAAACAGTATACACCAAACATGCTGAGCACTTTCAGTTTTTTGTGGGctattttatttaaacatacagcattcaaattttgggggataaaaagtgatatctttttccataaacGCAGTACAGTGAAATATTTCTTGAAATGCATTATTCAAGCAGCTGTACTTTTGTACATTTCACAATCGATAACGTCTCAATGCAATTTACATTAgtaccctggtcattgggccaataacatgccttaaatctttctcagctccagtggctttttcatacgcAAAATCAACCTGTACTTTCGCAAGTTACCATTTGTacccctgggtaaagagaagcaattatagtaaatcatcttgctcaaggacaccaaGTGTCATgatggggattcaaacccacactccaatgacttaaccaccagatcCATACAGACCCTTAAACTTCTTGTTGCTTACCAGCAATAGCCTTTGTCTGATGGAACACAACATCTGTCGTCTGACCCTGCTGTCTTTGTTCAAGGGTTTCACCAATGCAAGCGATGACCTTTAACCCTTTGCTTAGAGCGTGCTTGACCTTTTCTCCAATAAGCTGAGGGTAGAAAAAAGATAATCAAACATTTAAACTTTACATTTTTCTGGCTTTTTCATTTATATGAAAAGTAcatgtttaaaggaactggacaccttttgtattGTTAaagaaagaccagtattctcacttggtgcatcccaacagagaatagtgaaagaaaacaacccttgttgcacaaatttgtgtgctttcagaagcttcaCAAAGGCTCCAGTCCTGAATTCTTtaaacatttgagtgagaagttacctctttctcaaaaactatgtaacttcagtcagtcagagggagccgtttctcacaatgctttgtactatcaacagctctccattgcttgttgccaagtaggtttttatgcttaaccattattttgagtaaaattcCTATCGCcctattgtccagtgccttaatagTTTGATGTGTGATTAACTTATGAAGTTGCACCAAGGCTAAAGACCAGAAGCAACAGAAGCCGTTAGgcctagtgtccagtgccttaatagTATGATGTGTGATGAACTTATGAAGGTGCACCAAGGCTTAAGACCAGAAGCAACAGAAGCCGTGGCCTCTGTGTAATTCTAGACCTGCATGAAGGCAAACTGCCTCTATTTCCTTCATGAAGAGTCAGTCCTCCACATGATGTATCTTGATATGAATTGGATGTGACGTAACTGCTTTTGTATCTTATGTACGCGATATAACATTACAAAAAAAGTTGGGATACAATACTTTTGTTCTGACTCCATGATTTGATTTTTCACATGTACATTACCTCATCAGTTTCCCCAAATTTATGACGCCTCTCAGAGTGACCTAGAATGACCCAGCTGAGGCCAAGGTCTAGCAGCATCGCTGGACTGATTTCCCCTGTGAAAGCACCCTTGTCGACTTTGTAGCAATTCTGGGCAGCGGTGGAGATCTTAGCCGGCAGACGTTCTTGAACATAGCTGAGATATACAGCTGGTGGGGAGACTACAACGTCTGaaatcaattcacataaattataCATGTTATAGAACCAACACAATGAAGCATGAATCAGGAGCGAGAAGTAAAACAGCTCGCTGAATATATAATGCGGCCTCTACAGAAATCGCATCATAATCACGCGCATCAATGAATATCCTGACACACCGATGATGTTTATTAGCGCTTGCCAGCTCCAAAATTGTTCATAAAGGTACACCCCGATCACagcttttgttttacttttgtttaattaatgGAAAACAACATACTTTACCAATatcttattatttattaataaaagaaaGGGAAGAAAATGCTAATTTCACACCCCCCAAAATACTAATTACACGTATGATGAATATTGAAAGTGAACTAGCCCCacaaatcggtccaatccactccgtatccttggccccagcaccactgatatcaaaacctttcggaatccttgaaaaaccatctgcaacgttctgcatcatgaaacttaccgatctaatgcttcagaagttgcagaaCTTGGAATCGTTCAaataggtatcacagattttgagtaaaaatcaagtggattttgcgtgtgaattttctcaactaacGCTCTTTTACCGCCAATGCCGATATGCCGATTGTCCCCCGacctaacgtccgtcgatatatcgaaaatagacaaaaactcgatattttgtttacatcgaaatcgccgatgtcacttttataatcatatcgtaatatcggattttcgatatatcgaaaatttcgatgttcctaaatgatatcgaaaatacaaaaagagtgtccgattatttaaaagaaatctgtgtttgagtattagaaaagccgttgtcgttatgtagtttcatcattttgagttgccctattaaataaaatacgttttacaaccaagtaatgtatgtctgcttgttctttgtgttttcgccatcagccgccggcccgccgcagaagttcacgaccccgcGCCGAGTGCacggtaaaacctcaaaagaaactGCCGCTGCTGCCACAGCCTATCGGCTGTTTAGGATGCAACTTCCCATTGCATTGcgcatgtgatcaaaatcaatgcgTCTTCATCACAGCATTATTGACTTTGCAAAAAtaccccgcaaaaacttccccgaatcaacaagacaaaacaaaacaaggaagaaaacaatcttacgttatacagtaaaataatctttctatcaatccaaggtatcgtaatggcgtcattttggtcaaataaagcctacacgttgtgttgttttcggtaaacaagctaacatttccgaggaactatatgcttcgcagaccacgctgtcggcggctattgcttgcgtaccagcgaagactatgctgttgtacggtttaagcgtgcacaccagcatgaatggttattgcaattcggggggaaaacccgtttgcccaagcatgcacagacacgtgcagtctttggtcaaggcggtatcgcgtgatgcactgcgttatttcgacaatagagggcgttctagcattcaatgtttcttgcctttgttatagaatgcaaagtaaaaagactacgagcctttattggagactatgtgactgcatgctgcgtgcgttgtatattgtgatcgcggagtggtaggtctgtgttttgcgggaccttcaagtgtttttttttcgatgattatctcaaccattttcaactgTAAAGGTAGTCCGcgcgcccgtcggacaacttgattgacacttctacgtcaatgcatcggcaactgacaccttaatgtcggcgtgaattgtggtgagcgttcaccaattggccaagccagcggtagcggagatcatactttgttgtaaaaccagaaataatcggggcgggactacgcaatttgaaattgtttgaactacaaacaagttcgggggatcagacaaaaacaggttgaaatgtaaccctattaaactgtcagtctacggtatatatatttctacctccatgagtataccaagtgctgtttttaggcttccatCTTGCGCGCGagaaatactcgatatatcgagtatactcgatattaaattttcgatatatcggttatgggaaaaaaacCACATCGACGGACGTTACCCCGACCGTGcgcatatttttttcccaggacaaacgtgtggaaccatctgcacacgttcatcctgggaagaaaagatacccaatccgcgcttcgtgtacaaacatacggacacgcgtctgggaactattcTTCGTAGTTCCCAGatgcgtgtccatatgtttgtacacgaagcgtggattgggtatcttttctttctaagacgaacgtgtgcagataattccacacatttgtcctgggaaaaaaatctgcgcACGGTAGGGGGACAATCGGCATCGCGGCATTAGCGGTAAAAGAGCGatagttgagaaaattcacacgcaaaattcacttgatttttattcaaaatctgtgatacctattTGAACGATTCCAAGTGtagtgctatctgcaacttctgaagcattagatcggtaagtttcatgatgcagaacGTTTCATGATGccgaaaggttttgatatcagtggtgctggggccaaggatacggagtggattggaccgatttatggggctaaatAAAAGTGAACTAGCCTGTGTATCAAATTAAAGGTCGGCTTTAATGGGATAAATTACAAAGATCTAATCAAGAATGATGTGAAGATCAAGATTAAgcttgttgtttattttttaatttaacatcTCGAATTCAAAATACTGCACATGCTACACACAGCACAAGGTtcactgccctctgttgacatcGCCGCTGCATGGCGGCTGTGTGGATTATTAATTTACCTGTGTTTTCGGGTACTTCAGCCTCCTTCAGAAAATGCAATATTTCATCAATGCTTGCTTTACTACCGTTCATCTTCCAGTTGCCACCGACGAAGAAGTCTCTGCCACTTGCCATGGTTGAGCTGGAACACTTAAATAAGCCTTTTCAACTGCAGAACAGATGATTTTAAGAAAGAGTTATTTTGTCACGTCCTGCACGTACAAATACCAGCCCCAGGGAAGTATATCACCCAGAAgtatcaaaacatttttcttcACTTATATTTCTTGCACCAGACTAGACTCAGTTGACTTTCGCCCGACGACTCTAGTATCGCATTTTGTTCTGATACGTATTTTACTTCCCGGAAGTTCCTGCCAATTTTGTGAAGCCAAATTATAGctgtgaaaatgtcaaaatgtgttTATTCCTATAATTGCTGCCCgtcttgtgacttttttttttacttcttcatTTAACAACGAGTTGTTTAAATAGTTTAAATACTTGCAAAGTAAACAGTCGTCGATAGCCGTGCAACTATTTGAGGGCAAAGGTCATTTAAATGCTAACCCGCGGGAAAAGTTTGCAAAACATTGTCTGTATAGTCTGATGCCAAAAACCAATCTCGCTCTCGATAAAGCAAAATGGGAACCAGAAGTCCAGGCACCACGGTGTTCTTCAGATTGTTGTTATGTAAGAAAAATTCAGACACGTGAAACTGAATGTGCAGAGAACGTACAGAGCAAAGAGCCGAACTTGTCATGGTTTTGTACTCCTGCTGATGGTGAATGAAGTAAATTACATGACTTTTGAGCCCGGCGTATATATCCatatcttttttaaatattgaatttgtttgttattttatgacatatattatataaaaatacaaaatataattatataataataaatcactgatttgtttgtgtttctatTTGTTTGTGCATCATGGTTCGTGTTAGCTAGTAGTAGTATAGCTGTTGATGAGGtcattcttcctccatgatgagGTGCAGTCCTTGACGCTGTGAAGATGTAAACTTTAGAGAATCAGAGAACACACGTACAGGTCTTATAAAACCCAGGCCCCCTGCCCTCCTCTCAGACTTATGGAAAAGATCTTTCCTTTTAAAGCAATAAGTTTGTTCAGCATACACATGATCAGTGTTGTAAGTCTTGTATCTGGGGGTAAAACAAATACTATATTTATTGTCATTATCAATTCATGTCTTGTTACTCTTAAtgtttatttgatttgtttgttttgcaagcTACACAAGTCAAAGTCATTATGAAGGATCACAACGAAGCGAATGGAGTAGATTCTGGAAAGCGAGTTTTGAGGCCACGTAAAGTGGCTTCAGCTGTCGAGAGCCATACTCCCACAGAAACTATTAAGGAGGTGACAGTAAATCAGGTATCATGAAATAATAACACCAGAGTCTTCTAACCAAATGCAACACCGTTACAGTAATCTTTTGCAATTGGCAGTCAACTCAGATATCATTCTTTGACTGAGTTTGTTACGATTACAAAGCAGCCAAGTAATTTTACtttaagacactgtacactattggtaattgtcaaagactagtcttcacagttggtgtatctctgaGACCAAGAGAAAGCCCATAAAAAAGGACTTGACAATGCATTTATTactagttaaagccattggtcactttcggtaaacagtattgtccaagtcccacaatttgtgtatcacaacttatatataaaatgacaaacctgtgaaatttaggctcaatcggttatcggagtcgggagaaaataacaggaaaacccactcttgtttccgcacgttccGCCGTGCCATGacgtgttaaaaataaatccgcaattctcgctatcgagaattgatattgttttaatgttttctcaaaaagtaaagcatttcatggaataatatttcaggagaagtctttcaccattaccttctgtagaccctgtaaattatttgtaaatctgtgaaccgaaagtgtccaacatgtccaatggctttaatattatGTGGTATTTGAGGCATTTCATGGTGAGgtattttggtttgcggtaacactgtgTATTCATGGCTTGCTTaataagcaagacatttctatTTAGAACTGAGAAAAGTTCCTCTATTCCGAAAGTCTACTCTGGAGTAGTAGCTAGGATATAAAGCAAACAAGTTCTCAAATCTACCTGGCAGGAAGATAACACACGGTGtttccgcaaaccaaatatatatattggttAATAATGGAGGTAGTTTTACAGCACTGGAAAACCACCTGATTTTATCACTGCTTTTGCTAATTTCAGCCAACAGTTATCTCCTGCAACTCATCAGCCGATGAAAATGCCAACATATGGAAGAAGACACTGGCCCAGAACGCTCTGAAGCCGATTGCCACCAATCCAATTGGACTCAACAGTAACAGCATGCTACACAGACTCTATCATAGATCATGTAGATCTTCACACATCAACAAACTCAAACAGGTAGATTTTGAACTCAAATTATTTAGTTGGCAAAGCATCCAattggaaacatcacaccaactttttgtagagaattaaagtttgttttgtttccattaGGATGCTTTGCCAACGAAATAATTGTCTTAAAACAATGAAGATATTTAAGACAATTTTTTAGAcaagggaggaaaacccctatAGAGAAAATCAATGCTGAGTCAGGTAGGGGCTGAAAtgcccaatccacatgcaaggctcagGCCCGgatatcgaaccagggtccacagtaGGTGAGAGGCAGgaacagaaaccactgagccaaccgaAGGGGACCACATGTTGGTAATCAGTCACATCATCAAACTAAACCCTTGCTttgtacctacatgtattccTGGGTAGTTAGAAACAATACTacatagttaaaggaacacgtttgattggacgagttggtctataaaaagcatttgtaaccgttttttttataaaatgcatatggttggaaacatgttttaaaagtagaatacaatgatccacacaaatttgcctcaaaatttcgtggttttccttttactgtacgaactgacacggtcggccgtttatgggagtcaaaactttgacccCCGTAAATGGCTTACCGTGTTattcaacgaggtaaaaggaaaaccgtgcaatttagaggcaaatttgtgtggatcattgtattctacttttaaaacatgtttctacccatatgcattttaaaacaaacggttacaattgctttttaaagaccaactcgaccgatccaaggcaacgtgttcctttaaatgtcttGCCCAAGGGTTTAGAAAGTGTAatgactagtgctgggcgaatagtgaaattttgttattcggataccgctggccaactatccgaaattaaccggatattcgaatagtttttttcgccgctagagggcgctataaaaaaaataaaaataaaaaaatatttagaaaaaaaattttttttgtcgctagagggcgctgttcgttcgtgaatgagatcttctgcgcggattgatattagttttagacaatgtcactcggttcattcataaaaatgaccggatctaatataaagatggcgatttgctttttcttttgatcgtggacga
The DNA window shown above is from Asterias amurensis chromosome 18, ASM3211899v1 and carries:
- the LOC139950371 gene encoding triosephosphate isomerase-like, with product MASGRDFFVGGNWKMNGSKASIDEILHFLKEAEVPENTDVVVSPPAVYLSYVQERLPAKISTAAQNCYKVDKGAFTGEISPAMLLDLGLSWVILGHSERRHKFGETDELIGEKVKHALSKGLKVIACIGETLEQRQQGQTTDVVFHQTKAIADNVTDWDQVVIAYEPVWAIGTGVTATPEQAQEVHAQLRTWLADNTSAAVAKKTRIIYGGSVGANNCQELATKPDVDGFLVGGASLKPDFVKIINARV